Below is a genomic region from Raphanus sativus cultivar WK10039 unplaced genomic scaffold, ASM80110v3 Scaffold3072, whole genome shotgun sequence.
CCTAGCTACAGCAGAGCAACAAAATCAAAGCACCGAGATTCCACTAACAATCATCAAAGTTCAATCCTTTTCAATCGAATTAAGAAAACCctaattgaaaagaaaaaaacttactcCTTGAAGCTCGGAGAGAACACTCTCGCCGGGACCTCCGTTGTTAACGAACTCCTCACGGACTTTGCTGACGACGTCCTCGATGACGTGGATATACACACCACTCGTTGTCGTCGTTGTAGCCATCTTCTCTCTACCTCTCGAATTCAACCGTCTTTGAATCTGATTGGTATCAGAAGCATCAACAATCTCAGGGCAATTTTACCCCTCAAAATGCCCGGGAAAAAAACCTTAAACCAACCCCCGATAAGCTCACCTAGGGTTTGGCAGCTGGCGGTGGCAACGATTTGGCGACGAATCGAAGAGAAATGAGAGCAGAGGAATCAGAGATCTGGTGGGATGGGAAGGAGCGGTCAAGACAGAACAAAAAGCTGCGAAGAATATAAATAGGTTTGGATCAGATCACATATCAGTACGGACACGTGCCGTTATCTGAGCCGTCCGTATTTTTccagatttttttcttttctcttgcAAATATCTATTCATGGAGTACTTTTTTATCCGGTCCGAATTTATTTGTGCCattaaaaaatcttaatttttctAACATTCGGTgatgttgtaaaaaaaattaaataattagttcaaattataattaattaaccattattttatatttatatatttaattgtagatatagattatttttgtacaaaattctataaataaatcGTTTGTGCTCAGCTCTTCTCTCTTAGGTTAGTTAcatttctaaacaattttttcaACCACATGTTTCATATATAGAACTCATCGGTCTtatcacttctttttttttctctttagtAACGTTTTCTGACTGATACCTTACAATGGATAGCCGGTGGAGTCTTCAAGGTATGACCGCTCTTGTCACCGGTGGAACCAAGGGGATTGggttcgtcttcttcctcccaAAATGCTCTGTTTCTTTGCTTCTTTCGTGGTTACAGTTTCATCTTAAGACACAAAGTGAAAACATGCATGAATTCGTGAGGATTTGAATTTTGTAACTTCAGGTATGCGATAGTGGAGGAACTTGCTGGTTTTGGTGCAAGAATTCACACGTGTGCTAGAGACCAGACTCTGCTTGATGAATGCTTAAATGAATGGAAAGTGAAGGGTTTCAAGTCACTGGCTCAGTGTGTGATGTTTCCTCTCGACCTCAGAGAGATGAGTTGATGAAGACTGTCTCTTCTCTGTTCAGTGGCAAACTCAACATCCTTGTAAGTTTAatcctaagttttttttttcatgccTTTTTTCTCTATTGAGTCAATCACTATCATTTATTTGTTGTAATACACAGATCAACAATGTTGGTACCATTATGTCAAAGCCGGCTACAGAGTTTACAGCACAAGATTTCTCAGGTCAAGTAGCTACAAATTTGGAGTCTGCTTATCATTTATCTCAACTGGCTCATCCTTTACTTAAGGCCTCTGGATTTGGTAGCATTGTGTTCTCGTCTTCAGTATGTGGGGTTGTCTCAGCTGGTTTAGTATCTATATACAGCTTAACAAAAGGTCATATGTGACACAATATTGTATAACTCTGTTTTGAAATGATGCCTATATACACATCTAAGCACCTTGAAAATGCAGGAGGCATGAATCAACTGGCAAGAAACTTGGCATGTGAATGGGCAAGTGATGGCATAAGGGCTAACTCTGTAGCTCCTTGGGTGACTAGAACTCCTCTTGCCCAAACAGTAAGCTAAAacgttttttcttcttctttttcttaccTGAATCATTCTTGGTTTAATGTTGGACTTTTCAAGCGTCTTGACGACAAGAAATACGCTGAAGCTATCTACTCAAGAACACCATTAGGCCGTGCGTGTGAGCCGCGTGAGGTTGCCTCGCTGGTTACGTTTCTTTGCCTTCCTGCAGCTTCTTATATAACAGGACAAACAATTTGTATTGATGGAGGTTTCACTGTTAATGGCTTCTCCTACAAGCCAGAGGTTTAAACCCTAGTAACACTTCCAGAACAACAATGATGTATTAATGTATGAAAAGTTTTAGTTAATCGTAAGGGTGTTTATCTTATTTTTACTCCCACGCCATTTGTTAGCTCGGCTGTACCATTTGTACGCTTTTACTCTATGCATCAGTTTAAGTTCACCTACAAATCTAAGAAAAGAGTATCTCTGTCGTAGCTACCACGTGTTACAAGCAACACACAAAACGTGAGGCCCAGTTTTGTTCTCTTGTCTCTTgcgttgttttttttgtctgaaaGAGGGCAACGTTACttttttctaaacaatttttcttcaaccagattttcatatataGAACTCATCGGTTATCACTTCGACTGATACTTTACAATGGATAACCGGTGGAGTCTCCAAGGTATGACTGCTCTTGTAACCGGTGGAACCAAGGGAATTGggttcgtcttcttcctccaaaATGCTCTGTTTCTTTACTTCTTTCGTGGTTACAGTTTCATCATTCTAAGAACTAAGTTAATGTCGAAACATGCATGGATGCTTGAGAATTTGATTTTGTCACTTCAGATATGCGATAGTGGAAGAACTTGCTGGTTTTGGTGCAAGAGTTCACACTTGTGCTAGAGAACAAACTCTGCTTGACGAATGCTTAAATGAATGGAAAGTGAAAGGGTATCAAGTCACTGGCTCAATGTGTGATGTTTCCTCTCGACCACAGAGAGATGAGTTGATGAAGACAGTCTCTTCTCTATTCAGTAGCAAACTCAACATCCTTGTAAGTTTAATCCTAAGTAGTTAGCCAAAAAATATGAAGTTAATCCTAAGTTTTTTTCATTCCTCTTTTTCTCGTCTTTCACTATCATTATTTGCTATGATGCAGATCAACAATGTTGGTACCCTTGTGTCAAAGCCGGCTACAGAATTTACAGCACAAGATTTCTCAAGTCAAATAGCTACCAATTTGGAGTCTGCTTTTCACTTCTCTCAACTGGCCCATCCTTTACTTAAGGCCTCTGGATGTGGTAGCATCGTGTTCTTGTCTTCAGTATGTGGGGTTGTCTCATCTGGTTTAGTATCCATATATAGCTTAACAAAAGGTTCATTTCATTTCACATGTGATACATTGCATAACTCTGTTTTTAAATGATGCATCTAAGCGTATAACTCTGTTTTTATATGATGCATCTAAGCGCATAACTCTGTTTTTAAATGATGCATCTAAGCACCTTGAAATGCAGGAGGCATGAATCAACTTGCAAGAAACTTAGCATGTGAATGGGCAAGTGATGGCATAAGAGCTAACTCTGTTGCTCCTTGGATGACAAAAACTTCTCTTGTCCAAAGAGTAAGCTAAAACAtttcctctttctttctttcttttttttttctttcaagttTCAGTATaggattttttctttcttctttaaaCCTGAATCTTGGCTTTTTTTCAGCGTCTTGATGACGAGAAATATGCTGAAGCTATCTTCTCAAGAACTCCATTAGGCCGTGTATGTGAGCCACGAGAGGTTGCCTCGTTGGTTGCGTTTCTTTGTCTCCCTGCAGCTTCTTATATGACAGGACAAACCATTTGTATTGATGGAGGTTTCACTGTTAATGGCTTCTCCTACAAGCCAGAGGTTTAAACTCTATAAACACTTCCTAAACAACAATGATGTAATAGTGTATGAAAAGTTATGTTATTGATTTTGCTGGTGAAACTTCTATTACTTGTTCCATTCTGTTTAGAAAAACTAGATAGTATTAAGCTTATGAAACAAGAGTTGAGAATGGACTTTAAAACTTTGTCTTGGCAAGCAAGGAACTGGTGGCATCAGCAGACCAATCAATGTAATAACAAAAGGAATAGTTAAATATAACTATGCATATTTATccaacattttatttatttttttctctaataaaATCAGGAAAGTAATACATTTATCAAAAGAGCAATGCATTATCCTCTAGGGTTCAATCAAATCATAAAGACCACCATAATTACAAGTGTGCAGATTATGATTAGTTTAGTACCCTTAGGGTTTGCAGTTGCTGAATCCGAAGGAGTATCAAAAACGGGATCAAAGTCATTTAAATCAGATGGCGACGGGGCTGAAAGTGAAGGAAGTAGAGTGAGATCAAACTCTTTTGCTTTGCCTTCTCTACTAAAGCTCCATCCAAGAACATCATGATTACTCGTTATGTTTCCTGTAGATGCTGAGAATCCGACATACATCTTGTCGTTAAAGATCTCTGTAAGATTCATCTTTCTTGACAAAAGAGGAAGTTTAGGTTTAGAAGTGTCGAGAGGAGCCAATGTGACGTTGAGAACCATCTCCACTCCATTGTATTCGATCCAAGCCCGGATCGGATCTTTGCTAGAAAGCTTCAAGCTTATGTTCTTGCTTTGCCGGTTCGAGAAAAACGCAGCTGGTGCAGATTCAACAGAGAC
It encodes:
- the LOC130506280 gene encoding tropinone reductase homolog At1g07450-like; translation: MDNRWSLQGMTALVTGGTKGIGYAIVEELAGFGARVHTCAREQTLLDECLNEWKVKGYQVTGSMCDVSSRPQRDELMKTVSSLFSSKLNILINNVGTLVSKPATEFTAQDFSSQIATNLESAFHFSQLAHPLLKASGCGSIVFLSSVCGVVSSGLVSIYSLTKGGMNQLARNLACEWASDGIRANSVAPWMTKTSLVQRRLDDEKYAEAIFSRTPLGRVCEPREVASLVAFLCLPAASYMTGQTICIDGGFTVNGFSYKPEV